One window of the Rhizobiaceae bacterium genome contains the following:
- a CDS encoding CoA transferase — translation MYDLLKGMRIVEGASFIAAPSCGLHLAQMGAEVIRFDMIGGGPDFNRWPLSPEGASFYWEGLNKGKKSIAVDLGSPEGRELVHALIAAPGSDRGMFLTNFPAAGMLAYDRLRQRREDLIVLRVMGRADGTPAVDYTVNSAIGIPQMTGPASLGDEPVNHVLPAWDLLTGAYAAFALLAAERNRRETGKGQEIRLPLSDMAIASLGHIGQIAEVAVSGADRPRYGNDLFGAFGRDFVTRDGLRMMIVAITTRQWSGLVEALEIGAAIKDVETEMNVSFDRDEGMRFRHRDRLDALVAAAVAQRDLAPLAAAFDAKGVCWGPYRTLREALAEDPDLSTANPLLSMVLHTSGYEYLTPGAAATLVGAERGRAVRAPRLGEHTDEILTDTLGLPSATIADLHDRGIVAGPAKDGA, via the coding sequence ATGTATGATCTGCTCAAGGGAATGCGCATCGTCGAGGGCGCATCCTTCATCGCCGCGCCGTCCTGCGGCCTTCATCTGGCGCAGATGGGCGCGGAGGTGATCCGCTTCGACATGATCGGCGGCGGGCCGGATTTCAACCGCTGGCCGCTATCGCCCGAAGGCGCAAGCTTCTACTGGGAAGGCCTGAACAAGGGCAAGAAGTCGATCGCCGTCGATCTCGGCTCGCCGGAGGGGCGCGAACTCGTCCATGCGCTGATCGCCGCGCCCGGCAGCGACCGCGGCATGTTCCTGACCAACTTTCCCGCCGCCGGCATGCTCGCCTACGATCGCCTGCGGCAGCGGCGCGAGGATCTGATCGTGCTCAGGGTAATGGGCCGCGCCGACGGCACGCCGGCGGTCGACTACACCGTCAACAGCGCCATCGGCATTCCGCAGATGACCGGGCCCGCGTCGCTGGGCGACGAGCCCGTCAACCATGTACTGCCGGCTTGGGACCTGCTCACCGGAGCCTATGCGGCGTTCGCGCTGCTGGCTGCGGAACGCAACCGGCGCGAGACGGGGAAGGGGCAGGAAATCCGCCTGCCGTTGAGCGACATGGCCATCGCCTCGCTCGGCCATATCGGCCAGATCGCCGAGGTGGCGGTCTCGGGCGCCGACCGCCCGCGCTACGGCAACGACCTTTTCGGGGCCTTCGGGCGTGATTTCGTCACCCGCGACGGCCTGCGCATGATGATCGTCGCGATCACCACCCGTCAATGGTCGGGCCTGGTCGAGGCGCTGGAGATCGGCGCGGCGATCAAGGACGTCGAGACCGAGATGAATGTGTCGTTCGACCGCGACGAGGGCATGCGCTTCCGCCATCGCGACCGGCTCGACGCCTTGGTGGCCGCCGCCGTCGCGCAGCGCGACCTTGCGCCGCTCGCCGCCGCTTTCGACGCGAAAGGCGTGTGCTGGGGGCCGTACCGGACATTGCGCGAGGCGCTGGCCGAGGACCCCGATCTTTCGACCGCCAATCCGCTGCTGTCGATGGTCCTGCACACTTCCGGCTACGAATATCTGACGCCCGGTGCCGCCGCGACTCTTGTCGGCGCGGAGCGGGGCCGCGCCGTTCGCGCTCCGCGTCTGGGAGAACATACGGACGAAATCCTGACCGACACGCTCGGGCTGCCGTCGGCGACGATCGCAGATCTGCACGACCGTGGGATCGTCGCAGGGCCCGCGAAGGACGGCGCATGA
- the mnhG gene encoding monovalent cation/H(+) antiporter subunit G translates to MTFTFADVPLWAAVAGSAFLLLGAGLVLLGTIGLVRLSTFYERMHAPTLGTSWGAAGMVMGSMIIFSASTGRLVIHEILIGVFVTLTTPVTLILLGRSALFRDRSENNPNVPRAPESADNVKPPDEAEHGTASADASP, encoded by the coding sequence ATGACATTCACCTTCGCCGATGTTCCGCTCTGGGCCGCCGTCGCGGGTTCTGCCTTTCTGCTGCTCGGCGCAGGCCTTGTGCTGCTCGGCACAATAGGCCTCGTGCGCCTGTCCACCTTCTACGAGCGGATGCACGCGCCGACGCTGGGAACGAGCTGGGGCGCGGCCGGCATGGTCATGGGCTCGATGATCATCTTCAGCGCCTCCACCGGCCGCCTTGTGATCCACGAGATCCTGATCGGCGTCTTCGTGACGCTGACCACGCCGGTGACGCTGATACTGCTCGGGCGCTCGGCGCTTTTCCGCGACCGCTCGGAGAACAACCCGAACGTTCCCCGCGCGCCGGAAAGCGCCGACAACGTCAAGCCGCCGGACGAGGCGGAACATGGAACCGCAAGCGCGGACGCTTCGCCATAG
- a CDS encoding K+/H+ antiporter subunit F, whose product MSATILAVTLWIVQGALALAMCLCVFRMIRGPRAQDRILALDALYVCAMLELLAFGIRTGSTLYFEAALIIGMLGFVATVSLAKFLMRGEVIE is encoded by the coding sequence ATGAGCGCCACGATCCTCGCCGTCACGCTGTGGATCGTGCAGGGGGCGCTCGCTCTCGCCATGTGCCTTTGCGTGTTCCGGATGATCCGGGGGCCCCGCGCACAGGACCGCATCCTTGCGCTCGACGCGCTCTATGTCTGCGCCATGCTGGAGCTTCTGGCCTTCGGCATCCGCACCGGCTCGACGCTCTATTTCGAGGCGGCGCTGATCATCGGCATGCTCGGCTTCGTGGCGACGGTCTCGCTGGCGAAGTTCCTGATGCGCGGCGAGGTGATCGAATGA
- a CDS encoding Na+/H+ antiporter subunit E, which produces MRLLPYPLLGLGLMLMWLLLAGFTLGQFVLAVAVAVLACQALKALGEKSPHIRRWLAIPELTGIVLYDIIRSNMAVSSLLLSIHERPRHSGFITVPIRLRHPSGLAILSIIITSTPGTAWLDYNSARSEVLIHVFDLVDREEWVDLIANRYERLLVEIFE; this is translated from the coding sequence ATGAGGCTTCTCCCCTATCCCCTGCTCGGCCTCGGGCTGATGCTGATGTGGCTGCTGCTTGCCGGCTTCACCCTCGGCCAGTTCGTGCTGGCGGTCGCCGTGGCGGTTCTCGCCTGCCAGGCCCTGAAGGCGCTCGGCGAGAAAAGCCCGCACATCCGGCGCTGGCTCGCCATACCGGAGCTGACCGGCATAGTCCTCTACGACATCATCCGCTCCAACATGGCGGTCTCGTCGCTCCTCCTGTCCATACACGAACGGCCGAGGCATTCCGGTTTCATCACGGTGCCGATCCGCCTGCGGCATCCTTCGGGTCTCGCCATTCTGTCGATCATCATCACCAGCACGCCCGGCACGGCATGGCTCGACTACAATTCGGCGCGCAGCGAAGTGCTGATCCACGTTTTCGATCTGGTCGACAGGGAGGAGTGGGTCGATCTCATCGCCAACCGCTACGAACGCCTCCTGGTGGAGATCTTCGAATGA
- a CDS encoding monovalent cation/H+ antiporter subunit D, translating into MAAPSHLAIAPILIPLFAGALMLFFEERERRLKLAISLISTVGLLAVAITLLARVHLGSEPLAIVYLVGNWPAPIAINLVVDRLAAVMLVLTAALALPAILFALERWERVGPHFHSLFQFLLMGLNGAFLTGDLFNLFVFFEVMLAASYGLVLHGGGPQRVRSGLHYIAVNLVASLIFLIGIAMVFGATGSLNLAEIAVRAETLQGFAQPALYVGLALLGLVFLVKAGMWPLCLWLVPAYSAAAGPVAAVFAMLSKVGIYSLLRLALLLPGDGAAFGSVVIFIGGAATLAFASIGVLASQSMKRASAYFILMSSGTLLAAFGISVPGGTAGALFYLLSSTLTVSAFFMLVELLEREQDITAGVLGVTQEAYGEGDETEEDDPEVGRVMPGAVAVLGIGFGLLALNLIGLPPFSGFLAKLAILTGVLGPGTGDIGASVGMRSVLAVLLLLSGLVALIALARVGIRVFWAPVEPFMPKVTVMETAPILLLLAMLIGVAVAAGPIINLMEATAAELHQPGHYLNSVLGAERVPPFAEREDR; encoded by the coding sequence ATCGCGGCACCCTCGCATCTCGCCATCGCGCCGATCCTGATCCCGCTCTTCGCCGGCGCGCTTATGCTCTTCTTCGAGGAGCGCGAGCGGCGGCTGAAGCTCGCCATATCGCTGATCTCGACCGTCGGGCTGCTCGCCGTGGCGATCACGCTGCTGGCGCGCGTCCATCTCGGCAGCGAGCCGCTGGCGATCGTCTATCTCGTCGGCAACTGGCCCGCGCCCATCGCAATCAATCTCGTCGTGGACCGGCTGGCGGCGGTGATGCTGGTTCTCACGGCGGCCCTGGCGCTGCCCGCCATCCTCTTCGCGCTGGAGCGCTGGGAACGGGTCGGCCCGCATTTCCATTCGCTCTTCCAGTTCCTGCTGATGGGGCTCAACGGCGCGTTCCTCACCGGCGACCTGTTCAACCTGTTCGTCTTCTTCGAGGTCATGCTCGCCGCGTCCTACGGCCTGGTGCTGCACGGCGGCGGGCCGCAGCGCGTGCGCTCCGGCCTGCACTACATCGCCGTCAACCTCGTCGCCTCGCTCATCTTCCTCATCGGCATCGCCATGGTGTTCGGCGCGACCGGAAGCCTGAACCTCGCCGAGATCGCGGTGCGCGCCGAGACGCTGCAGGGTTTCGCCCAGCCGGCCCTCTATGTCGGGCTCGCCCTGCTCGGCCTCGTCTTCCTGGTGAAGGCCGGCATGTGGCCGCTCTGCCTGTGGCTGGTGCCGGCCTATTCCGCAGCGGCCGGCCCGGTCGCGGCCGTCTTCGCCATGCTGAGCAAGGTCGGCATCTATTCGCTGCTCAGGCTGGCCCTGCTGCTGCCGGGCGACGGCGCGGCCTTCGGCTCGGTCGTCATCTTCATCGGCGGCGCGGCGACGCTCGCCTTCGCCTCGATCGGCGTTCTCGCCTCGCAATCCATGAAGCGGGCAAGCGCCTATTTCATCCTGATGTCGTCCGGCACGCTGCTCGCCGCTTTCGGCATTTCGGTGCCGGGCGGCACGGCGGGCGCATTGTTCTATCTGCTCAGCTCGACGCTGACGGTCAGCGCGTTCTTCATGCTGGTCGAGCTTCTGGAACGCGAGCAGGACATCACCGCCGGCGTTCTCGGCGTCACGCAGGAAGCCTATGGCGAGGGCGACGAGACCGAAGAGGACGACCCCGAGGTCGGCCGCGTCATGCCCGGCGCCGTCGCCGTGCTCGGCATCGGCTTCGGGCTTCTGGCGCTCAACCTGATCGGACTGCCGCCGTTCTCCGGCTTCCTGGCGAAGCTGGCGATCCTGACCGGCGTGCTGGGGCCAGGCACTGGCGACATCGGCGCCAGCGTCGGCATGCGGTCGGTTCTCGCTGTGCTGCTGCTGCTCTCCGGCCTCGTGGCGCTGATCGCGCTGGCGCGCGTCGGCATCCGCGTCTTCTGGGCGCCGGTGGAGCCGTTCATGCCCAAGGTGACGGTGATGGAGACCGCGCCCATCCTGCTGCTGCTCGCCATGCTGATCGGCGTGGCGGTGGCGGCGGGTCCGATCATCAACCTGATGGAGGCGACGGCCGCCGAACTGCATCAGCCCGGTCACTATCTGAACTCCGTGCTCGGCGCCGAGCGCGTGCCGCCCTTCGCGGAAAGGGAGGATCGATGA
- a CDS encoding Na+/H+ antiporter subunit C, whose translation MELVIAAAIGILTASGVWLILRPRTYQFVIGLALLSYAVNIFIFSMGRLRVNASPVVDGSNPVDVGAYTDPLPQALVLTAIVIGFATTALFLVVLIVSRGLTGSDHVDGREG comes from the coding sequence ATGGAACTCGTGATCGCCGCCGCCATCGGCATCCTCACGGCGTCGGGCGTCTGGCTCATCCTGCGCCCGCGCACCTACCAGTTCGTGATCGGACTGGCGCTGCTCTCCTATGCCGTCAACATCTTCATCTTCAGCATGGGCCGCCTGCGGGTGAACGCGTCGCCCGTGGTCGACGGGTCGAACCCGGTCGACGTCGGAGCCTACACCGATCCCCTGCCGCAGGCGCTGGTGCTCACCGCGATCGTCATCGGCTTCGCCACGACCGCGCTGTTCCTCGTCGTGCTGATCGTGTCGCGCGGCCTGACCGGCAGCGATCACGTCGACGGAAGGGAGGGCTGA